The following proteins are co-located in the Candida dubliniensis CD36 chromosome 3, complete sequence genome:
- a CDS encoding chitin transglycosidase, putative (Similar to S. cerevisiae UTR2;~In S. cerevisiae: cell wall protein that functions in the transfer of chitin to beta(1-6)glucan; has a role in cell wall maintenance), whose product MKFSILHFAFLATLSNIFTAVAASDDTITCSADSHCPEDKPCCSQFGICGTGAYCLGGCDIRFSYNLTSCMPMPRMSSFQETFDSKDKIKEIELQSDYLGNSTEADWVYTGWVDYYDNSLLLQMPNHTTGTVVSSTKYLWYGKVGATLKTSHGGGVVTAFILFSDVQDEIDYEFVGYNLTSPQSNFYSQGILNYNNSRNSTVNDTFEYYHNYEMDWTEDKIDWYVDGEKVRTLNKKDTWNETSNRFDYPQTPSRIQFSLWPGGDSSNGKGTIEWAGGLVNWDSEDIKKYGYFYAHIKEIYATTHDLPNNVKLDGNSTKESDYHAFLYNSTDGNDSNIILTTKKTWLGSDDATGFDPQNEDDNDNNNNSKAQETTITSTSGSSTITSVKTDSTKKTANVPAQNTAAAAQATAKATTAATTYNPSAGVGGFVQDSKSSDSGSSSSGSGSGSGSSSQGVANSLNNNVVSGIFASICLGVLSFFM is encoded by the coding sequence atgaaattttcaatactCCATTTTGCCTTTTTGGCAACATTATCTAATATCTTCACTGCCGTGGCTGCTAGTGACGATACCATCACTTGTAGTGCAGATAGTCATTGTCCAGAAGATAAACCATGTTGTTCTCAATTTGGTATCTGTGGTACTGGGGCCTATTGTTTAGGTGGTTGTGATATTAGATTTTCTTATAATTTAACTTCTTGTATGCCTATGCCTAGAATGAGTTCATTCCAAGAAACATTTGATTCCAAAgataaaattaaagaaattgaattacaaTCTGATTATTTAGGTAATTCTACTGAAGCTGATTGGGTTTATACTGGTTGGGTCGATTACTatgataattctttattacTTCAAATGCCAAATCATACCACTGGTACCGTCGTATCATCCACCAAATACTTGTGGTACGGTAAAGTTGGTGCTACATTGAAAACATCTCATGGTGGTGGGGTTGTCACTGcctttattttgttttctgaTGTTcaagatgaaattgattatgaatTTGTTGGTTATAATTTAACTAGTCctcaatcaaatttttattctCAAGGGATcttaaattataataactCAAGAAATTCTACTGTAAATGATACTTTTGAATATTATCATAATTATGAAATGGATTGGACTGAAGATAAAATCGACTGGTATGTTGATGGAGAAAAAGTCCGTACATTAAATAAGAAAGATACTTGGAATGAAACCAGTAATCGTTTTGATTACCCTCAAACTCCATcaagaattcaattttctttatgGCCTGGTGGTGATTCTTCAAATGGTAAAGGCACTATTGAATGGGCTGGTGGATTAGTCAATTGGGATTCTGAAGATATCAAGAAATATGGATATTTTTATGCTCACATTAAAGAGATTTATGCCACTACCCATGATTTACCAAACAATGTTAAATTAGATGGTAACTCTACTAAAGAATCTGATTATCATGCTTTTCTTTATAATAGTACTGATGGTAACGATAgtaatattatattgaCCACTAAAAAGACGTGGTTGGGTAGTGATGATGCTACTGGGTTTGATCCGcaaaatgaagatgataatgataacaacaataatagcAAAGCTCAAGAAACTACCATCACTTCAACTAGTGGTTCTTCGACTATAACTAGTGTTAAAACTGATTCAACTAAAAAGACTGCAAATGTTCCAGCTCAAAATACCGCTGCAGCAGCACAAGCAACTGCAAAAGCTACTACTGCTGCCACCACTTATAATCCAAGTGCTGGTGTTGGGGGATTTGTTCAAGATTCAAAATCTTCTGATTCTGGAAGTAGCAGCAGTGGAAGTGGCAGTGGAAGTGGAAGTAGCTCTCAAGGTGTTGCCAActcattaaataataatgttgttAGTGGTATTTTTGCCTCTATCTGTTTGGGTGTATTGTCATTTTTCATGTAA
- a CDS encoding vacuolar-sorting protein, putative (Similar to S. cerevisiae BRO1;~In C. albicans: protein involved in transport from multivesicular body to vacuole;~In S. cerevisiae: cytoplasmic class E vacuolar protein sorting (VPS) factor that coordinates deubiquitination in the multivesicular body (MVB) pathway), with amino-acid sequence MYPICPDTSLYTIVLFACNEHHTSQTMIVVQSVLKNGISLSLEAKGERGAWLEEPVTSTTTIFLRLEILVLKTSPHFSSDLYLGESRLLQVGFVFFYTLESQMKTHLLVVPSKKTEEVNWVKPLNNYLLSIYGNTSQYQDDINSLNKLRQDIRGVNADDTGLKLYYGYYSKLELIDLRIPFHDLNKSKKLQFEWFDSFSSLPYTQNSLAFEKVNVLYNIGAILSKFAQFKYNESQQLNGPEGETAFKQSISMLQQSSGIYQFINENFLHAPSQDLAQSTIKFLSKLMIAQSQEIFTLKVISGDLNQSKNSLIAKLCKSTSVLYEDCYNMINKNKKESFKITNESYDGGEYEEEDEDDDDEDDEGFLERPEDTDDSDNRYVAAELDSSWISIIYFKYEYYKSLAYYFNGLHLDANRKYGDAIAYLTKSQEVLNGVHSSTLKQVSKGSGDVYELLDNYKYQKDAVTIRLNDLNKDNDLIYHDIVPNLVTLPEIKPMDSTKIIKLADNAIFHEINEKNYNNFLVNVVPVNIHELSSYYSEEKSQYLRNEIDHFEVSNEEVSSVLEYLKLPKALVSIKESLKGTNSRGNNNGDIEELLSRSVIDKVNEISSQYSNDIQRKIAIENSRKEIYQLIKLLTENNCQDDAIQLKKILYDASVSDTKLFALIDETYHRTLGSGIQSHEFKSLFNNTVDNKSNQDSEISLLDIDDNNDTNQDKQIKNIEDYLNDLNNIKQNKFKLIEKLKKEIHNDDISDILVLNMKLKSTNEIKSIIFPEELKKFHPFTNELDKLINKEKSIIEQLKIIWDKLISNPQIKTLQMATNSKTQLIVNQSEKIDQFYGNWLKYHNGLIAGEKFYSQLLDRFKDFRNNIDNQLNKGMRSLNIGQQFPTQPMLNRTQSSGLQSNYTGQSNISISSQPSGGYNQQQQPQSQSQFSGGYNQQYTQPQGGYSQFQGQTQTGYQRQPPPPPPQLPPKQTMGSYNFAPTQQPPPQQQQQQAQPQPQPHSYPYPQQRTPQNESNLIYDNPSTYNPNMYNFFSSK; translated from the coding sequence ATGTATCCTATATGCCCAGATACTAGTTTATACACCATAGTGTTATTTGCGTGCAATGAACACCATACATCCCAAACTATGATAGTCGTGCAATCTGTCCTCAAAAATGGaatctctctctctcttgAGGCAAAGGGAGAAAGAGGAGCGTGGTTGGAGGAGCCTGTCACTTCTACCACCACTATTTTCTTGAGATTAGAGATTCTTGTTCTTAAAACCTCCCCCCATTTTAGTTCTGATCTTTATCTTGGAGAAAGTAGACTACTACAAgttggttttgttttcttttacaCATTAGAATCACAAATGAAAACACATTTACTTGTTGTTCCCAGTAAGAAAACTGAAGAAGTTAATTGGGTGAAACCActtaataattatttgttaTCAATATATGGTAATACTTCCCAATACCAAGATGAtattaattctttaaataaattgcGTCAAGATATTAGAGGAGTCAATGCTGATGATACAGGATTAAAACTATACTATGGTTATTATAGTAAATTGGAATTAATCGATTTAAGAATTCCATTTCAcgatttaaataaatcaaaaaaattacaatttGAATGGtttgattcattttcttcattacCATATACTCAAAATTCATTAGCTTTTGAAAAAGTCAATGTATTATATAACATTGGAGCCATTTTAAGCAAATTTGCtcaattcaaatataatgaaCTGCAACAACTCAATGGTCCTGAAGGTGAAACAGCATTTAAACAACTGATTTCAATGTTACAACAATCAAGTGGTATTTATCAGTTTatcaatgaaaattttttacaTGCACCAAGTCAAGATTTAGCtcaatcaacaataaaatttttaagCAAATTAATGATTGCTCAATCTCAAGAGATTTTCACTTTAAAAGTTATTAGTGGTGATTTGAACCAACtgaaaaattctttaattgcAAAACTTTGTAAATCTACAAGTGTATTGTATGAAGATTGTTATAATATGAtaaataagaataagaagGAGAGTTTTAAAATAACGAATGAAAGTTATGATGGTGGTGaatatgaagaagaagatgaagatgatgatgatgaagatgacgaAGGATTTTTAGAAAGACCTGAAGATACTGATGATTCCGATAATCGATATGTTGCAGCTGAATTAGACTCTTCATGGATTTCCATTATCTACTTTAAATATGAATATTATAAGTCATTGGCTTATTATTTCAATGGATTACATTTAGATGCAAATAGAAAATATGGGGATGCAATTGCTTATTTGACTAAATCACAAGAAGTGTTGAATGGAGTTCATAGCAGTACTTTGAAACAAGTATCCAAAGGTAGTGGTGATGTTTATGAGTTATTagataattataaatatcaaaaagATGCTGTCACTATCAGActcaatgatttgaataaagataatgatttgatttatcatgACATTGTTCCTAACTTGGTGACATTACCTGAAATCAAGCCGATGGATAGTAccaaaataattaaattggCAGATAATGCCATATTTcatgaaattaatgaaaaaaattataataatttcttggTTAATGTTGTCCCAGTGAATATTCATGAATTGTCAAGTTATTATTCAGAAGAGAAATCACAGTATTTAAGgaatgaaattgatcattTTGAAGTATCCAATGAAGAGGTTTCGTCGGTTTTGGAATACTTGAAATTGCCCAAGGCATTAGTTTCCATCAAGGAGAGTCTCAAGGGAACAAATTCTAGGGGCAACAATAATGGAGATATTGAAGAACTCTTGTCACGATCTGTTATTGACAAAGTTAATGAAATACTGTCGCAATATTCCAATGACATACAAAGGAAAATTGCTATTGAAAACTCAAGGAAAGAGatatatcaattgattaaactCTTGACGGAAAACAATTGTCAAGATGATgcaattcaattaaagaagATTTTATACGATGCATCGGTATCAGATACCAAATTGTTTGCATTGATCGATGAAACTTATCATCGAACTTTAGGAAGTGGAATTCAATCTCATGAGTTTAAGagtttatttaataatactgttgataataaatcaaatcaagaTTCAGAAATAAGTCTTTtggatattgatgataataatgatactAATCAAGATAAACAAATCAAGAATATTGAAGATtatttgaatgatttaaacaatattaaacagaataaatttaaattgattgagaaattgaaaaaagaaattcataatgatgatatttcCGATATTTTGGTATTGAAcatgaaattaaaatctactaatgaaatcaaatcaattattttccctgaagaattaaagaaatttcatCCATTTACAAATGAATTGgataaattaatcaataaagagaaatcaataattgaacaattaaaaataatttgggataaattgatttcaaatccTCAAATTAAAACTTTACAAATGGCAACTAATTCGAAAACtcaattaattgttaaTCAACtggaaaaaattgatcaattttatgGTAATTGGTTGAAATATCATAATGGTTTAATTGCTGGAGAGAAATTTTATAGTCAATTATTGGATCGATTTAAAGATTTtagaaataatattgataatcaattgaataaaggAATGAGAAGTTTGAATATTGGACAACAATTTCCTACACAGCCAATGTTAAATCGAACTCAAAGTTCTGGATTGCAATCAAATTATACTGGTCAATCAAATATAAGTATCAGTAGTCAACCATCTGGTGGATATaatcagcaacaacaacctcAATCTCAATCTCAATTCTCTGGTGGATATAATCAACAGTATACACAACCTCAAGGCGGATACAGTCAATTTCAGGGTCAGACTCAAACTGGATATCAACGACAACCACCACCCCCTCCTCCTCAATTACCACCTAAACAAACTATGGGATCTTACAATTTTGCCCCAACtcaacaaccaccaccacaacagcaacagcaacaagcGCAACCTCAGCCGCAGCCACACTCATATCCATACCCACAACAAAGGACACCTCAAAATGAAagtaatttgatttatgatAATCCTTCAACTTATAATCCAAATATGTATAATTTTTTCTCAAGTAAATAG
- a CDS encoding mitochondrial respiratory chain complexes assembly protein, putative (Similar to S. cerevisiae AFG3;~In S. cerevisiae: component of the mitochondrial inner membrane m-AAA protease that mediates degradation of misfolded or unassembled proteins and is also required for correct assembly of mitochondrial enzyme complexes), with the protein MLAVNSARLLNRAVVSRSMLCRSAIPRHFSTYTPLAFRTSRQLFNKSNNNNKKSDNDPEKDSERKPKKDQNKDEEEQLREELKKKFAAKHPGTNPDNLKIYKFDLRTMGNYVLLFGSTILTFYLINRTSESEIQQLTFQDFITNYIEKGLVTKLTVVNKAVVEAELIPGAVSNISHNRNGKPYVIFTIGSLEFFEDEMNKVQERLNIPINERLPIVYEDHTSWLSYIMPILPTVLLIGGLYYLTMRRMPGGAGGAGGAGGPGGIFKIGKSKAKLFNQENEVKIKFKDVAGCDESKEEIMEFVKFLQDPHKYEKLGAKIPRGAILSGPPGTGKTLLAKATAGEAGVPFLSVSGSEFVEMFVGVGASRVRDLFKTAREMAPAIIFVDEIDAIGKERGNGRMGGNDERENTLNQLLVEMDGFDTTDHVVVLAGTNRPDILDKALLRPGRFDRHISIDVPDVEGRKQIFKVHLNKLKLKSVQDIDAKQKDVDFSKYQQLKNEEIEKLAGRLAALTPGFAGADIANCCNEGALIAAREDAPSVDTYHFEQAIERVIAGLEKKSRILSPEEKKTVAYHEAGHAICGWFLQYADPLVKVSIIPRGQGALGYAQYLPKDQYLTSQEQFKHRMIMTLGGRVSEELHFDTVTSGASDDFKKITQMAQQMILKLGMSDKLGQICYDTGSDNGNGFKVHHNYSETTARIIDEEVKRLIDESYEACHKLLTEKLDLVDKVAEELFKKEVLTREDMIKICGPRPFPERNDAFDKYLQGGDAFKGKPKSKDQNNDDANSPSSAPETA; encoded by the coding sequence ATGTTGGCTGTAAACTCTGCAAGGCTTCTAAATAGAGCTGTTGTATCACGATCAATGCTCTGTCGTTCAGCTATACCACGTCATTTTTCTACATATACCCCACTTGCATTTAGAACTTCAAGAcaattattcaataaatcaaataacaataataaaaagtCTGATAATGATCCTGAGAAGGACTCAGaaagaaaaccaaaaaaagatcaaaataaggatgaagaagaacagCTTCgtgaagaattgaaaaagaaatttgcCGCAAAACACCCCGGAACTAATCCAGATAACCTTaagatttataaatttgatttgagGACTATGGGGAATtatgtattattatttggatCCACAATTTTGACATTCTATCTCATAAACCGGACATCAGAATCTGagattcaacaattgacaTTCCAAGATTTTATCACCAATTACATTGAGAAAGGATTAGTGACCAAATTAACTGTTGTTAATAAGGCTGTTGTCGAAGCCGAATTAATACCTGGTGCTGTTTCTAATATAAGTCATAATCGAAATGGTAAACCTTATGTCATATTCACTATTGGATCATTAGAATTctttgaagatgaaatgAATAAAGTCCAAGAGAGATTGAACATTCCTATAAATGAAAGATTACCAATAGTATACGAAGATCATACATCTTGGTTAAGTTATATAATGCCAATTTTGCCAACAGTATTGTTAATAGGAGGATTGTACTATTTGACTATGAGAAGAATGCCTGGCGGTGCTGGAGGTGCCGGAGGTGCTGGTGGCCCAGGAggtattttcaaaattgggAAATCGAAAGCTAAATTATTCAACCAAGAAAATGAAGTGAAGATCAAATTCAAGGATGTTGCAGGATGTGATGAAtctaaagaagaaattatgGAATTTGTCAAGTTTTTGCAAGATCCTCacaaatatgaaaaattgggtGCTAAAATCCCTCGTGGGGCAATTTTATCCGGTCCACCAGGTACTGGTAAAACATTGTTAGCCAAGGCTACTGCAGGTGAAGCAGGAGTCCCATTTTTGTCTGTTTCAGGTTCAGAATTCGTAGAAATGTTTGTTGGTGTAGGTGCTTCTCGTGTTCGTGATTTATTCAAAACGGCTCGTGAAATGGCTCCTGCCattatatttgttgatgaaattgatgcaATTGGTAAGGAAAGAGGTAACGGAAGAATGGGAGGTAATGACGAACGTGAAAACacattgaatcaattgttggTAGAAATGGATGGGTTTGATACAACTGACCATGTAGTTGTTTTGGCCGGTACGAATAGACCAGATATTTTGGACAAGGCGTTGTTAAGACCAGGAAGATTTGATAGACATATTTCAATCGATGTACCTGATGTTGAAGGCCGTAAACAAATCTTCAAAGTCCATTTGAATAAActtaaattgaaaagtgTACAAGATATTGACGCTAAACAAAAGGATGTTGATTTTTCTAAATaccaacaattgaaaaatgaagagattgaaaaattggctGGAAGATTGGCTGCGTTAACTCCAGGTTTTGCTGGTGCTGATATTGCCAATTGTTGTAATGAAGGGGCTTTGATTGCTGCTAGAGAAGATGCACCTTCTGTTGATACTTATCACTTTGAACAAGCCATTGAAAGAGTTATTGCTGGattggaaaagaaatcCCGTATTTTATCTCctgaagaaaagaaaactgtTGCATATCATGAAGCAGGACATGCAATTTGTGGATGGTTCTTACAATATGCGGATCCATTGGTTAAAGTGTCTATTATCCCTCGTGGCCAAGGTGCCTTAGGGTATGCTCAGTATTTGCCAAAAGACCAATATTTGACTTCACAGGAACAGTTCAAGCACAGAATGATTATGACTTTGGGTGGTAGAGTATCTGAAGAATTACATTTTGATACTGTTACCAGTGGTGCTTCTgatgatttcaaaaaaatcactCAAATGGCTCAGCAAATGATCTTAAAATTAGGTATGTCAGATAAATTAGGTCAAATTTGTTATGATACTGGTAGCGATAATGGTAATGGGTTCAAAGTTCACCATAATTATTCTGAAACTACAGCTCgtattattgatgaagaagttaagcgattgattgatgaatCATATGAAGCTTGTCATAAATTGTTGACTGAAAAACTAGATTTGGTAGATAAAGTTGCTGAGGAATTATTTAAGAAGGAAGTATTAACTAGAGAGGATATGATTAAAATTTGTGGTCCAAGACCTTTCCCAGAAAGAAATGATGCCTTTGACAAATACCTTCAAGGAGGGGATGCATTTAAGGGgaaaccaaaatcaaaagatcAAAATAACGATGATGCTAATTCCCCATCGTCTGCTCCAGAAACAGCATAg
- a CDS encoding conserved hypothetical protein (possibly yeast-specific) → MNTGVENDFKYLHNRNLQQLPSDTKNPSQNIPYNYLSSDEDIEDEYYSDDESQNQLDHEINQLINQQNERQFKHKFKQMENQSLQRFKSQWDAIIDKYSKIDDSTQSDEIDIVTGELITNNGHLDKLNQNHNHNGDITKMDIWRQDYGQQWENWRQRDFRMKRVAKQRKNEQRQILKKLDLFNKPIYGYSKFEKLEENDFFKQSPTKSKVPSGIESDESPTKKRRVFTEKNAISKNSSDSEFLEEEEEEEEEEEDDDGGIENESAYHKTVIAHQKLSKKESDKVLHVPSGDNFSPCIDERSFRSESNESQSEDSQDYESNLSPDISDDDAYQSIIINDKKYIPKFKEHFDESETESISKTPNPQLSSEETPGSSSQTEEISPSPHPESTFDDEYSIIEEPYYFLNSKSTPLPTIFNCAFIKCHYCTGNKKLYESHLLQSHNSVLAEMGYPINLNSQNIANTDSDNENVNTEFAKRIIDVDLNRLYQVFPKTYELPPQKEALTCSKKLANGQTCQKFYLVQEQLDQHREVGDECTDKRQVLFCPILGCGYLTDGGYKEWREHMITTGHSQEEIEVKENLEKLVSRPIATRKVSVKIPKFTETDFKVSFIDQGYESIDELFN, encoded by the coding sequence ATGAATACTGGTGTTGAAAATGACTTCAAGTATCTACATAATCGTAATCTTCAACAACTTCCTAGTGACACTAAAAACCCTTCTCAAAATATACCCTACAATTACCTATCATCCGATGAAGATATAGAAGATGAATACTattctgatgatgaatCTCAAAATCAGTTAGACCATGAGATCAACCAATTaataaaccaacaaaaCGAGCGGCAATTTAAACACAAGTTCAAACAAATGGAAAACCAAAGTCTACAACGATTTAAGTCTCAATGGGATGCTATAATCGATAAATATagtaaaattgatgattctACACAAAGTGATGAAATCGATATCGTCACTGGAGAACTAATAACCAATAATGGTCAtttagataaattgaatcaaaatcataaCCATAATGGAGACATTACTAAGATGGATATTTGGAGACAAGATTACGGTCAACAATGGGAGAATTGGAGACAACGAGATTTCCGAATGAAAAGAGTAGCAAAACAACGCAAAAATGAACAACGAcaaatattaaagaaattggatCTATTTAATAAACCAATATATGGATATctgaaatttgaaaaacttgaagaaaatgattttttcaaacagtCTCCTACAAAGTCAAAGGTACCGAGTGGCATAGAATCTGATGAATCGCCCACTAAAAAGAGAAGAGTTTTCACTGAAAAAAATGCAATTTCCAAAAACTCAAGCGATTCAGAGTTtctagaagaagaagaagaagaagaagaagaagaagaagatgatgatgggggaattgaaaatgagtCTGCATACCACAAGACTGTAATTGCACATCAGAAATTATCCAAAAAAGAGTCGGATAAAGTACTACATGTGCCATCTGGTGATAATTTTTCTCCATGTATTGATGAACGGTCCTTTCGTTCAGAATCCAATGAACTGCAAAGCGAAGACTCACAGGACTATGAATCAAATCTATCACCTGATATTTCAGACGATGATGCTTACCAGtctataataattaatgataaaaaataCATTCCAAAGTTTAAAGAACATTTTGACGAATCAGAAACCGAATCGATTTCAAAAACACCAAACCCACAACTTTCTTCAGAAGAAACACCGGGACTGTCATCTCAAACAGAAGAAATTTCACCATCGCCACACCCAGAATCCACTTTCGATGACGAGTATCTGATTATTGAGGAGCCATATTATTTCTTGAATTCAAAGTCGACCCCATTACCCACAATTTTCAACTGTGCATTTATAAAATGTCACTATTGTACAGGgaacaaaaaattatatgaaTCACATCTCTTGCAATCACACAATTCAGTTTTGGCGGAAATGGGCTatccaattaatttaaatagTCAGAATATAGCCAACACTGATAGTGATAACGAAAATGTCAATACCGAATTTGctaaaagaattattgatgttgaCTTGAACAGGTTATATCAAGTATTTCCAAAAACGTACGAATTACCACCACAAAAGGAAGCATTAACCTGCAGCAAGAAATTAGCTAATGGACAAACGTGTCAAAAGTTTTATTTGGTACAAGAACAACTTGATCAACATCGAGAAGTCGGTGATGAATGTACTGATAAACGCcaagttttattttgtcCGATTCTTGGATGCGGATACTTAACTGATGGTGGTTATAAGGAATGGCGAGAGCATATGATTACTACTGGCCATTctcaagaagaaattgaggTGAAAGAAAACTTAGAAAAGTTGGTTTCTCGACCTATTGCAACTAGAAAAGTATCTGTAAAAATACCTAAATTCACCGAAACAGATTTCAAAGTATCTTTTATAGATCAAGGATACGAATCCATAGAtgaattattcaattga
- a CDS encoding uncharacterized protein YLR218C homologue, putative (possibly fungus-specific) yields the protein MKPEPSNTTEPIEEKEEQREDEGEEEEDDEPDEWDQRIMDTGCHKENLQLQLCHADTGDWRQCTKELQAFKECWEKNKNNERTSTVDY from the coding sequence ATGAAACCAGAGCCATCAAACACAACTGAACCAATAGAGGAAAAGGAAGAGCAACGGGAAGACGAAGgtgaagaagaggaagatgaTGAACCTGATGAATGGGATCAGAGAATAATGGATACTGGCTGTCATAAAGAGAATttacaattacaattgTGCCATGCTGATACTGGTGATTGGAGGCAATGTACAAAAGAATTGCAAGCTTTCAAAGAATGTTGggaaaagaataaaaacaaTGAAAGAACACTGACAGTTGACTACTAA